Genomic window (Oryza sativa Japonica Group chromosome 3, ASM3414082v1):
GTGCAGATGGTGCTTTGAAAATGGAAACAAGTTCGTGTACTGAGCTTACTGGGGGCATCTCTTATTCAGTCTTCacgctgctactactactactactaccactacATCGCTTTCCCTCAGTTAAGGGGAGCAAAGACAAGGTTCCAAACAGTTCTCAAAACGAGATCTAGGACACTCCAATACACAAATCAACGGCGACAAAACAGGAGACAACAGGGATCATCAGGCATAATAAACAGCATAGGCAACCGAACTTTTTTGTGATGTACTCTTGACACATGTATCCACTTCCCAGTTTCTTGGCCATCTTTGTCATCTGTGACTGTAATACAACAAACCAATTCGCGGGCAACTGACAAGCAATCTGCCTGTCTGCTTGCTAGAATTCACAGCATCACATAGCGTATACTATCTCCCCACTGCTTTCCACGTCAAGATCGGGGTCTGAATCAAGGTCCTCCATGTCATCATCGAGGTCAAGGCCATCATTCAAGAACTGGTTGATTCCACCAGACCCAGCTGCTGGTATGGTCGCCTCTGCCAGTATCTGCATGATCTCATCCATGCTCTGCATTGGCTGTTCGGGCTCCTCGTACTGGCTGCTCATCTTGCTATCATCCATAAGGTCAGCTGGGAGATTCTTCAAGAACCATGGATGATTTCTGATCTCGGGGATAGAGATTCTCTGTATGTCCAAACAATTGCGATTTATATCAAGAAGGAAATGATACAGAAAAGAGGCTAGTAACTAGTACAGTATAAAGGCAGAGGTACTCACAGTGGCTGGGTTGGCCACAAAAATCCTCGCAATAAGATCTCGGCACTCTGGAGATATGTGGACATAATCTGGAATAGAGTACTGCACACCCAATATTCTCTGCGAAAATGAAGATCATCGATCAGTTTTTGTAATCAAAATGGTTATGAAATTTTGAGACCGTGATGTTGGATGACCGCAATGGAAACCTGAATTGTCTTCCTGAAATTCTTAGGCTCATCTGGATCCTCAAAAGGATATGCACCAACCAGCATTACGTAGAGGGTTACTCCACACGACCACACATCAGCAATCTTTGTTGAGAAACAAATATTTAGTCAGCAATCGCACTGATGCCTCGCGAAGAAAGTACAATTGCTTAAGTGGAGAAAATGGTACATGTATGATGTATCAATATACCAGACTGAGACACCATGACACCATATTCAGGACGCAAGCATGTAAATTCAAATATATGAGTACCTTTCCATCATATTCCTTCTTCAGCAGAACCTCAGGAGCGATGTATGCCGGAGTTCCAACAGTAGATTTTGGTTGCGAATGAAGAACAGACGACTgacaaatgaagaaaaaaaagtcatgACATGATCAGAATAAAGTTAAAAAAGATTCCAGGCACAAATTCCCCGAAAGGCTAAACAAGACACATGCACAGCTCAGATTCCAATTTGGCATAACAAGCATGATAATGCTGTGGATCACAACCAGGAGATAGAACATAGCAATAACATAATCCATAAAGCAGAGTATTCCATGAGACATGACAATACCTTTGAATAGCCAAAGTCGCATATCTTGAGGCGAGGCGCCGTGCTGCCGTCGAGCAGGGTGTTCTCCAGCTTCAGGTCACGATGGCATACTTGcttgaccaaaaaaaaaaaaaaaaaaaaaggtaaccaCAGAATTTTAACTACCACACATGGCATGAtttcttgtcaaaattttaagctACAATTAATTGGTGGAGGCAAAGAAAAGAATAGAGAGAGGATGGTGGTGGGCATCATACATACCATGGAATGGCAATAGCTGACTCCTGAAATCAGTTGCTGGAAAAAGAACCGTGCCTGAAGGATAGAAAAGACAATTTTGGATGGTACAAAGAAATGggcaaaattttggtagggttaTATATATCCGGGAAGAGAGAAATGGCAAGGTTACCTACCTCGTCCTCGCTGAACCTGCCGGCGTTGCAGATGCGCTCGAAGAGCTCGCCGCCGGAGGCGTACTCCATGACGATGGCGAGGTGGGTGGGGGTGAGGATGACCTCCTTGAAGCGGATGATGTTGGGGTGGCGCAGCGAGCGGTGGTTGATGATCTCCCGCTGCACGTTCTCGTCGATCTTGTCGCCGCGCTCGATGTACTTGACGGCGACGAGCTGGCCGTCGGCGCGGCTGCGCATGAGGCGCGCGACGCCGAAGTTGCCGGAGCCGATGTCCCGCACCAGCTCGTACCGGTCGCCGTCGTGCATTATCGGCATGTCCATCCCCGGCCCCACCGTCAGCGCCGCCCGGTCCATCTCTtttgcctccctccctcccctcgccgccggcgaaatCAATCACCCGCGCGCGCCCGGCACGGCAACCTCCCGTGAATGAagctctcgctcctcctcctcctccccttttaGGTGTAGCTCCACTACCACTTCGTCTCGTCTCCAGCAGCAAGAAGCTAGTAGGCGGATGGATTCGGTTTGGTTGGGGATTGGGCGGCGGAGCAACCCCTCCTCGTGATCTCCTCGCCCTTTCTCCCCACCTCGCTTGCCGCTTTTTCCCCctcatttattattatttatccTACATATAAAAATCAATTATAATTCATTAATTATTGTTATTATCTCATCCTCTCTGCGTCTcgccgtttattttttttttatcttcaatCCTCTCCTCTGCAGCAGCGAGGCGAAGAACTATCCAGTGGGGAAGATGACGAGGAGGCGGGGGTGACGTGGGGGGGTTGCCGCCTACGTAACGACACtgccacatgggtcccacaggTCGGTGGAAGTTGccgcatgtggggcccacgtttcAGTGGGTAGATGGGACCTTGGGCTGCTCGTGGGCGCGGGAAAATATCGACGGAGGCGACCGGTCAAAAAAGCGCACGCGCGTGGGGTTCATTCAGGTCGGTAAGGATCGGACGGTGATAGACCGGTTTATTGGGCGAGTTGGACGGCGAGGATCGACTTGTCGGCTGTGCTGAGAATGTGATGGAGCCCCTATAAAGGGTCATTTTGGCAGGAGGCAATTAAGTAGGTCGGTTTCCTTTGCAGAGGGGTGTTTATAGAttataattaatattataaTAATTCTTTCTACAATCTAAAAATTTAAATATCAAGGTAAGTATCATGTCTATTTGCAGCATGCATATAACTTCCGGTTAACTTGTGGGATTGGTAGGTCCTATGTTTGTACGAGATAAGAGCATCTGCTGGCATCCGAAATTTGGGCATAGGAGCGTAAAACTGGCCTCTAGCAAATACGCCATCGCTCCTCCAAAAGTAGCGCATGCGCCAAAACGAGAAGAGAAAAGGCAAATATAGCATGTCTCTCTCCCCACGCCATATCACAACGAATCAAGCTTCCGTCCCCATCCAGAGTTCCGCTCTcctccatcatcgtcgtcgcctgagggtggagagagagggtgtAGCCGTGGAGTGAGGATAGAGAGGGAGAGCCATACCGAATCTGGTTGGAGAGCGCCACCGGCAGCAGCCGCCTACACCCAACGTTGTCGCATGCCTCCTCCGCCtacccgccgcccgctgccgtgCATCCGGACCTGTAATAAAAGAGAATAAAAGAATTAGAGAAGAGTATAGAAGATTAGAGAAGagcagagagaaaaaaaaaagagaaaacgaGGAATAAAGTAGATttatgttactatatttttttctgcttttatctttattttatttaagtTGCTATGATTTTTCTCGATAGGTGAACTCACCGACAGCCGTTGGAAAGCTAGCAATTGAACACatcaaattgaaaaaaaaaatgctcacTCAATGCAACTATATCAATTAAAAAACTACCAATTAAAATTATATCCATTATAATTTActtatttcaaaatattatcACGATAAATAACATCATTAATAGTCATTCAAAATATAGCccctaaaaataatataaatatacaaataatataaatataaggtTAGTTgaaaaatattactaaaatataaaagaataTGATATGGATGACCTATTGGATTGAGAAGGGATACGAAGGAGCTATCTTttttatggccatctataaagGTATATGAAATATCAATTTTGGATGAGCTCCTCGGATGCTCCAAGTGTATGATTCTCAAAACGCACAAACAGAAAAATAAATTGAAGTGTCCTGACACCTTAAAGTCTACAGATTTAATTTCTTTAGAATGCTATTCCTATGATCCAATTGACTATATaggaaaactttttatatgattGAATTCCTCTTAAATGCCTTCAGAAGTCCTTTGTTGCAAAAGAGCCCTGATTGCTTGATTGCTGCTCATCATTCAATTCAATTGAATATCTCAAAATAGATATGCCCACAGGCCACACAACTCTTGCCTAAGGGCAATAGCAATGCGTCACCTAAAATGCTGGACCTGATCTGCCACATATGCTGAGGAACACTGAGAGGTACAAGCTTCACAATGCAGTACCTCAAGTGGGGTCCACAAAAATatagttttccttttttttttctccacctttccgctctctctctctccctttcctcgAGCCCAACGTtgctccttcccctctctcacgCTCGAGCGGAGCCGGCACTGAGGCGTtcgagcggagcggcggcctcgacggcgacggggccGGGCGGAGCAGTGGCGAGTGGAGACGGCGCTGGGGTGGCCGGGCGGAGCGTCGGTGGATCtggggacgacggcggtggcggcaaggaggagacgacggcggcagtCTTGGCATGGAGGCCACTCGCTCGG
Coding sequences:
- the LOC4333435 gene encoding serine/threonine-protein kinase SAPK10 isoform 2 (isoform 2 is encoded by transcript variant 2), with the protein product MRGKKRQARWGERARRSRGGVAPPPNPQPNRIHPPTSFLLLETRRSGSGATPKRGGGGGARASFTGGCRAGRARVIDFAGGEGREGGKRDGPGGADGGAGDGHADNARRRPVRAGAGHRLRQLRRRAPHAQPRRRPARRRQVHRARRQDRRERAAGDHQPPLAAPPQHHPLQGGHPHPHPPRHRHGVRLRRRALRAHLQRRQVQRGRGTVLFPATDFRSQLLPFHVCHRDLKLENTLLDGSTAPRLKICDFGYSKSSVLHSQPKSTVGTPAYIAPEVLLKKEYDGKIADVWSCGVTLYVMLVGAYPFEDPDEPKNFRKTIQRILGVQYSIPDYVHISPECRDLIARIFVANPATRISIPEIRNHPWFLKNLPADLMDDSKMSSQYEEPEQPMQSMDEIMQILAEATIPAAGSGGINQFLNDGLDLDDDMEDLDSDPDLDVESSGEIVYAM
- the LOC4333435 gene encoding serine/threonine-protein kinase SAPK10 isoform 1 (isoform 1 is encoded by transcript variant 1), which gives rise to MDRAALTVGPGMDMPIMHDGDRYELVRDIGSGNFGVARLMRSRADGQLVAVKYIERGDKIDENVQREIINHRSLRHPNIIRFKEVILTPTHLAIVMEYASGGELFERICNAGRFSEDEARFFFQQLISGVSYCHSMQVCHRDLKLENTLLDGSTAPRLKICDFGYSKSSVLHSQPKSTVGTPAYIAPEVLLKKEYDGKIADVWSCGVTLYVMLVGAYPFEDPDEPKNFRKTIQRILGVQYSIPDYVHISPECRDLIARIFVANPATRISIPEIRNHPWFLKNLPADLMDDSKMSSQYEEPEQPMQSMDEIMQILAEATIPAAGSGGINQFLNDGLDLDDDMEDLDSDPDLDVESSGEIVYAM